The nucleotide sequence CCTCGACGCGGGTGCCGACGGCCTCGAGGAAGCGGTACTTCTCGTCCTGGCGCGGGGTGCCGGCCTGCCCGGTGTGGACGTAGGCCGACGCCACGGTGACGACCTCGCCGCCGACGACGACGTCCGCCTCGACCCAGCGCCCCGCCCCGTCGAACTCCTTGCCGACGTCGGTGCGCACCTCTTTGACCGGGTGCCGCGAGAGCACGGCCACGCCCGCGCGCCCCTTCGCGCTCGACGGGCTGTGCGCGACCTCCCACGCGGCGAGCGGCGTCCCGGCGAGGGCCGCCCGCAGCTGGTCGTCGTCGGCCCGCACCTCCTGGAGCGTGAGGACCTCGGCCCCGCTCGTGGCGAGCCAGTCGACGCCGCCACGGCGGTGCGCGGCCCGGATGCCGTTGACGTTGACGGAGGCGACGATCATGCCCACCAGTCCACCATCCGGGGACCGGTCCGACGGCAGGGGGTCAGTCCCGCGGCCACTGCCCCGTCACGGCGAAGTCAGCGGTGGCGAGGTCGGTCGTGCCCGCGCGCAGCACCGAGTCCCCGGCGACCAGCCAGGCGCCCTCGGCGTCCAGCGAGAGACCGACCCGGCCGGCCCGGGGCCGTTCGTCCCCCACGCACTGACCGTCACCGATCTCGCCGTCGGCCACCACGAGCACGCGCACCCCGTCGCACCCGTCGTCGAGCGCGGCGAGCGCGCCGACCCCGGGGCCGGTCAGGGCCAGGGCGGCCAGACCGTCGACCGAGCCGGCGGTGCGCCACGAGGCGCCGCCGTCGTCGGTCGAGCGCAGGGTCCCGTCCGAGCAGGCCACCGACGCCACACCATTGCCCAGACCGGCGAGGTCGAGGACCTCGGCGGACCTGCGGCACGGGGTCCCGGTCTCACCCCCCGGGACGTGGACGAGCGTCGGGTCCTCCGGGTCCCGACCCCAGGCCGTGGCCGCGGAGCGCGGCTCGGACCAGGACGCGGCGGAGTCCGCGGTGTCCCAGAGCCGGAAGGCGCAGTCGTCGTCGCCGCCGACGGCGAACGCCCGCTCGGCGTCGGCGGGCCGCAGGCGGGTCAGGCCGCCCGGGGCCGTCTCCGTCGACCACCGCCGACCGCCGTCGGTGCTGACGTGCACCGCGCCCGGGTCGCCGCAGCGTCCGACGTCGAGGGCCCAGACGACGGCGCCGTCCACCCCCGCGATGACGCGCACGGCGGGGGCGACCGCAGGACGCGACGCCTCGGTCGTCTCGGTCGACGGGGACGGCGTCGGGCGACGGCTCGGGGTCTGCGACGGCTCGACCGTCCGGCTCTCGGAGCCGCCGGACGGGGCAGGCGTGCCGGAGGCGGGAACGGCGACGGAGCGCAGTGCGAGCACGACGAGGACGAGGTCGACGACGAGGAACGCCACCAGCCCCGCGGTGAGAAGGCTCCGGCGGTCCATGGGTCCCAGCATTCCCGAGAGTCCCTCCAGTCACAACGCGTTCGACGAAGACCGGCCGACCGTACCCGCCCGCGCCACGATGCCGACCTGCGGCGACGCGGCTATCATTCGTCCGACCGGGGGCAGCGGCCGTCGGCGCCGAACCTCTGAGGACGCACCGTGGAACTCCAGGACTACCTGCTCGTCGTGCGCAAGCGCTGGCGGCTGATCGCCCTCGTCGTCCTCACGACCGTGA is from Arthrobacter sp. NEB 688 and encodes:
- a CDS encoding exodeoxyribonuclease III, translated to MIVASVNVNGIRAAHRRGGVDWLATSGAEVLTLQEVRADDDQLRAALAGTPLAAWEVAHSPSSAKGRAGVAVLSRHPVKEVRTDVGKEFDGAGRWVEADVVVGGEVVTVASAYVHTGQAGTPRQDEKYRFLEAVGTRVEGWAADGRLAVLTGDLNVAHTADDLKNWKGNRGKAGFLPDEQAHLTRWAQEHGLVDVTRRLHGPGPGPYTWWSWRGQAFDNDAGWRIDYQLATAPLAERAVAASVGRAATYAERWSDHAAVLVEYAI